In a single window of the Vibrio celticus genome:
- a CDS encoding cysteine hydrolase family protein yields the protein MKNTALLLIDFQNDYFPSYEGAKWALSETEKAAEKGAQLLQAFREKQLPIVHVRHEFPTNEAPFFLPDSDGAQIHNSVTPLEGETVIVKHQINSFRDTELNKVLKDQGIEKLIIVGAMSHMCIDAVTRAATDLGYECHVAHDACTTLDMEFNGIKIPAAYVHAAFMAALSFGYSNVATASELESQL from the coding sequence ATGAAGAACACTGCATTACTACTTATCGACTTTCAAAATGACTATTTCCCTTCATACGAAGGTGCAAAGTGGGCACTGTCTGAAACAGAAAAGGCAGCTGAAAAAGGTGCTCAGTTATTACAGGCTTTCAGAGAGAAGCAACTACCAATCGTTCATGTACGCCATGAATTTCCGACCAACGAAGCACCCTTCTTCTTGCCAGATTCAGACGGTGCTCAAATCCACAACAGCGTGACTCCGCTAGAAGGTGAAACTGTTATCGTAAAGCATCAAATCAATAGCTTTAGAGATACGGAACTGAACAAGGTACTAAAAGATCAAGGTATTGAGAAACTGATCATCGTTGGCGCAATGAGCCACATGTGTATTGATGCGGTGACTCGTGCAGCAACCGATTTAGGCTACGAATGTCACGTAGCGCATGATGCTTGCACAACCTTAGACATGGAATTCAACGGTATTAAGATTCCCGCTGCGTATGTCCATGCAGCATTCATGGCCGCATTGAGCTTTGGTTACAGCAATGTCGCGACAGCCAGCGAACTTGAAAGCCAACTTTAA
- a CDS encoding Na+/H+ antiporter NhaC family protein — protein sequence MSNSKNSNAVIAPSAVALIPLIVFLALFIGVGTYLSLQGVDFAFYQLPAPIAALPAVMLALLLSKDKLNRAIEQFLGGVGHKDIIAMCMIYLLAGAFAAVAKASGGVDATVNLGLSAIPTSMILPGIFLISAFIATAMGTSMGTIAAVAPVALGIADSAGMSIPLTAGVVLSGAMFGDNLSIISDTTIAATRSQGCEMRDKFKENIRIALPAALIAIVIFAFNSTATQVPETGPIEWLKVLPYITILILAVSGMNVFVVLTIGILLAGGVSLGSVENYGLTDYAQDIYAGFGNMQEIFLLSMLIGGLSELMRRQGGLAFLTNLVSGLIRAFGSSHSKQANGRASELGIAGLVSMVNLCTANNTVAIIVSGSVARQLAEENDISPRRSASLLDIFSCVIQGVLPYGAQVLLLGSVFNLSPLEIVSNSYYCFALAIVAVVAVFIKHPARQVAQA from the coding sequence ATGTCCAATTCAAAAAATTCTAACGCGGTAATTGCCCCTTCGGCAGTGGCGCTTATCCCTCTGATCGTTTTCCTTGCGCTGTTTATTGGCGTGGGTACATACCTGTCGCTACAAGGCGTCGATTTTGCTTTCTATCAGCTTCCAGCACCGATTGCGGCTCTGCCTGCCGTGATGTTAGCGTTGCTATTGAGCAAAGATAAATTGAACCGTGCGATCGAGCAGTTCTTAGGTGGCGTGGGTCACAAAGACATTATTGCAATGTGTATGATCTACCTATTGGCGGGTGCTTTTGCTGCTGTGGCTAAAGCTTCTGGTGGCGTGGACGCGACGGTAAACCTTGGTCTATCTGCTATCCCAACGAGCATGATCCTACCGGGCATCTTCCTTATTTCTGCTTTCATTGCGACCGCAATGGGCACCTCTATGGGTACTATCGCTGCGGTTGCCCCTGTTGCGCTAGGCATTGCTGACTCAGCTGGCATGAGCATTCCTCTGACTGCTGGTGTGGTGTTAAGTGGTGCTATGTTTGGTGACAACCTTTCTATCATCTCTGATACCACGATTGCCGCGACACGTTCGCAAGGCTGTGAGATGAGAGACAAGTTTAAAGAGAACATCCGCATTGCACTTCCTGCTGCACTTATCGCGATTGTTATCTTTGCTTTCAACAGCACGGCAACTCAGGTGCCTGAAACAGGCCCAATCGAGTGGCTGAAAGTACTACCGTACATCACTATCCTAATCCTTGCGGTATCGGGCATGAATGTATTCGTTGTGTTGACGATTGGTATCTTGCTAGCGGGTGGAGTGAGCCTAGGTTCTGTTGAGAACTACGGCTTGACGGATTACGCTCAAGACATCTACGCAGGCTTTGGCAACATGCAAGAGATCTTCTTACTGTCGATGCTGATTGGTGGTTTGAGTGAGTTGATGCGTCGCCAAGGTGGATTAGCGTTTCTGACTAACTTAGTGAGCGGTTTGATTCGTGCATTTGGTTCTTCTCACTCTAAGCAAGCGAATGGCCGCGCAAGTGAGCTAGGCATTGCAGGCTTGGTATCAATGGTGAACCTATGTACGGCAAACAACACGGTCGCAATCATTGTGTCTGGTAGTGTTGCTCGTCAATTAGCTGAAGAGAACGATATATCGCCACGTCGCTCTGCAAGCTTATTGGATATTTTCTCGTGTGTGATTCAAGGCGTATTGCCTTATGGTGCTCAGGTATTGCTATTGGGCTCTGTGTTTAACCTATCGCCTCTAGAGATCGTGTCTAACTCTTACTACTGTTTCGCGCTTGCAATCGTGGCTGTGGTCGCTGTGTTTATTAAACACCCAGCACGTCAAGTGGCTCAAGCTTAG